The following are encoded together in the Marinifilum sp. JC120 genome:
- a CDS encoding aminodeoxychorismate lyase encodes MIRKVDSNEYIDAMLSAMRAGTDKICAFYEHRIGLVCTDPKLMLMPWDDHLVHRGDGIFESMKFVDGKLYQLQPHLRRMKRSARTISLEPPCSWDELGDIILEVAGASGVDSGMVRVMLGRGSGGFGISPYECPVPSLYIVVYKHEPKPDSWYEKGVTAFRSKVPAKQPYLATIKSIDYLPNVMMKINAKEEGFDVPFCFDSLSFLAEGATENVCIVSPDGKLYTPKFTNSLAGTTIARALQLIEDEIEVDFRAISEEDILLAKEVIICGTSIDAVAVVRFNKKPIHDVRPGPICKRMRELLQKDLEETGTPIIKS; translated from the coding sequence TTGATTAGAAAAGTAGACAGTAACGAATATATTGATGCCATGCTTTCCGCCATGCGCGCGGGAACTGATAAAATTTGTGCATTTTACGAGCACCGCATCGGATTGGTCTGCACCGATCCCAAACTCATGCTTATGCCTTGGGACGACCATCTGGTCCATCGCGGGGACGGTATTTTTGAAAGCATGAAATTTGTAGACGGCAAACTTTACCAGCTTCAACCACACCTGCGCCGTATGAAGCGTTCCGCCCGCACAATCAGCCTTGAACCACCCTGCTCTTGGGATGAACTCGGCGATATCATTCTGGAAGTAGCCGGAGCATCCGGTGTTGATTCCGGTATGGTCCGAGTAATGCTCGGTCGTGGTTCCGGCGGCTTCGGCATCAGTCCGTATGAATGTCCGGTTCCGTCCCTATACATCGTAGTATACAAACACGAACCCAAACCGGATTCGTGGTATGAAAAAGGCGTAACCGCTTTCAGAAGTAAGGTTCCGGCTAAACAGCCTTATCTGGCAACGATCAAATCCATCGACTACCTGCCCAACGTAATGATGAAAATCAATGCGAAGGAAGAAGGATTCGACGTGCCCTTCTGCTTTGACAGCCTGAGTTTCCTTGCAGAAGGAGCAACTGAGAATGTCTGCATTGTAAGCCCAGACGGTAAGCTGTATACTCCAAAATTTACCAACTCTCTGGCTGGAACCACCATTGCCCGAGCCCTCCAGCTCATTGAAGATGAGATTGAAGTAGATTTCCGAGCCATATCCGAAGAAGACATCCTGCTAGCAAAAGAAGTCATTATCTGCGGCACATCCATTGATGCAGTAGCCGTTGTGCGCTTCAACAAAAAGCCAATTCACGATGTTCGCCCCGGTCCCATCTGCAAACGCATGCGTGAGCTGCTGCAAAAAGATCTCGAAGAAACGGGGACACCGATTATTAAAAGCTAA
- the cobI gene encoding precorrin-2 C(20)-methyltransferase, which yields MNNSGKIYGIGVGPGDSDLLTVRAVRVLEKVDVVFAASSTKNEYSHSLEIASEFVRDDCEVVKLGYPMTRDKDVLNDAWEENCSIACQLLKGGKTAAFLTLGDPLIYSTFGYMMQTMKRLCPEVEFEVVPGITSYQAAAARSQQVLVESGQNLLLTSGVADPEKFAKSLELVDNAVILKAYRNFPELRETVNEIGKMDVKFYTRLGLDGEAIYLDINEVPEKTNYLSLMLLTAKK from the coding sequence ATGAATAATTCCGGAAAAATATACGGTATCGGGGTCGGCCCCGGTGATTCTGATCTGTTGACCGTGAGAGCGGTACGTGTGCTTGAAAAAGTTGATGTGGTTTTTGCTGCTTCTTCCACCAAGAACGAATATTCTCATTCACTTGAAATAGCATCCGAATTCGTGCGTGATGATTGCGAAGTGGTCAAGCTGGGCTATCCAATGACCCGCGATAAGGATGTGCTGAACGATGCTTGGGAAGAAAATTGCAGTATTGCTTGTCAGCTTTTGAAAGGTGGTAAAACCGCAGCATTCCTGACTCTCGGCGATCCGCTAATCTATTCCACTTTCGGCTACATGATGCAGACCATGAAGCGGCTTTGCCCTGAAGTTGAATTCGAGGTTGTACCCGGCATTACTTCCTATCAGGCCGCTGCCGCAAGATCGCAGCAGGTGCTGGTGGAGTCCGGTCAAAATCTACTGCTCACCTCTGGAGTTGCCGATCCTGAAAAGTTCGCCAAGTCTTTGGAACTCGTTGATAATGCCGTAATTCTGAAGGCCTACCGTAATTTTCCTGAACTGCGTGAAACAGTTAATGAAATAGGTAAGATGGATGTGAAGTTTTACACCCGTCTGGGGCTGGATGGCGAGGCCATTTATTTGGATATCAACGAAGTGCCGGAAAAAACGAATTATCTTTCACTTATGCTGCTGACAGCTAAGAAGTAG
- a CDS encoding ABC transporter substrate-binding protein has protein sequence MKHLLRLWSIRVSMFRRFFFLLLLISFAGTFAFEGQAAVSITDDFGNEVTLQAPAKRIVALYGSFNEILYAMDLGDRLVARTAADHYPEQITVLPSIGTHMRPNPELIVALKPDLVLQMAGRSQAATALEPLKVRGIPCAMFQVASFEEMFSVIRRLGVLTGEPGAADKLIDSMNVRLNAVLQKYVTSSVLPTVFFEIRYPNLLAAGQGSIVNDIIRHAGGFNCVGNHKKIVRMGEEELMRINPQNYVYQTGRMNPSPVMPDERSHFKLIDAVRKNRILKVDESVFSRPGPRNVEAVEILADFLLNNKEK, from the coding sequence ATGAAACATCTGTTGCGATTGTGGAGCATCCGAGTCTCCATGTTCCGCAGGTTCTTTTTTCTCCTGCTGCTGATTAGTTTCGCAGGTACTTTTGCGTTCGAGGGGCAGGCGGCGGTTTCCATTACCGATGACTTCGGCAATGAAGTCACTTTGCAGGCTCCGGCTAAGCGTATCGTGGCCTTGTATGGATCGTTCAATGAGATTCTCTATGCCATGGATCTCGGCGATAGGCTGGTGGCCCGCACCGCTGCGGATCATTATCCAGAACAGATTACGGTCCTGCCGTCCATCGGTACTCATATGCGGCCCAATCCGGAACTGATCGTGGCTCTAAAGCCTGATCTTGTCTTGCAGATGGCCGGACGTTCGCAGGCTGCTACAGCTCTTGAACCGCTCAAAGTCAGGGGGATTCCCTGCGCTATGTTTCAGGTGGCCTCGTTTGAGGAAATGTTTTCCGTAATTCGCAGGCTGGGCGTGCTTACCGGGGAGCCGGGGGCAGCAGATAAATTGATTGATTCAATGAATGTGCGGCTTAATGCGGTGTTGCAAAAGTATGTAACTTCTTCAGTTCTGCCGACCGTTTTTTTTGAAATACGTTATCCTAATCTGCTGGCAGCAGGGCAGGGTTCCATTGTGAATGATATTATCCGCCATGCCGGGGGATTTAATTGTGTCGGCAACCATAAAAAGATCGTACGCATGGGTGAAGAAGAGTTAATGCGGATTAATCCGCAGAACTATGTTTATCAGACTGGGCGTATGAATCCATCTCCGGTCATGCCCGATGAACGCAGCCATTTCAAGTTGATTGATGCGGTGCGCAAGAATAGAATTTTAAAGGTGGACGAGTCGGTTTTTTCCCGGCCCGGTCCGCGAAATGTGGAGGCCGTGGAGATTCTTGCGGACTTCCTTCTTAATAACAAAGAGAAATAA
- a CDS encoding ABC transporter ATP-binding protein, whose protein sequence is MIKITELKAGYGGREVLHGLDLELPAGSMTAILGPNGSGKTTLVSSISGVLSPLNGRIEIDGSTVDSYRPRELASLMAVLPQRVDPAFGLTVKSMVMMGRYAHGSGFFGYDVEDEQICTEAIERVGISHLTERSVAELSGGEFQRVLMARTVAQQARIMVLDEASSGVDVAGKIELFDLLKRMNRDGATIVCVIHDLNLAALYFDRLVFLSQGRVMLDGSPAEVITEENISNVYETSVAIVEHPSLHVPQVLFSPAAD, encoded by the coding sequence ATGATCAAGATTACGGAGTTAAAGGCCGGATACGGAGGGCGCGAAGTCCTGCACGGGTTAGACCTTGAGTTGCCCGCAGGCTCCATGACCGCCATACTCGGTCCCAACGGGAGCGGCAAGACCACTCTTGTTTCTTCAATCTCCGGTGTCCTTTCTCCATTGAATGGGCGGATTGAGATTGATGGTAGCACGGTTGATTCATACCGTCCTCGCGAACTGGCTTCCCTTATGGCAGTTCTTCCGCAACGGGTGGACCCGGCTTTTGGATTGACCGTTAAATCCATGGTTATGATGGGACGTTATGCCCATGGTTCCGGTTTTTTCGGTTATGATGTCGAGGATGAGCAGATTTGTACCGAGGCCATCGAAAGAGTAGGTATCAGCCACCTGACAGAGCGTTCGGTTGCCGAGCTTTCAGGCGGAGAATTTCAGCGGGTGCTTATGGCTCGTACTGTTGCTCAGCAAGCCCGGATCATGGTGCTTGATGAAGCTTCCTCCGGTGTAGATGTTGCCGGGAAAATTGAGCTTTTTGATCTCCTGAAAAGGATGAACCGCGACGGGGCTACCATTGTCTGCGTGATCCATGATCTCAACTTAGCGGCCCTTTATTTCGACCGTCTGGTATTTCTTTCTCAGGGAAGAGTCATGCTGGATGGTTCGCCTGCTGAAGTAATTACAGAGGAAAATATTTCAAATGTTTATGAAACATCTGTTGCGATTGTGGAGCATCCGAGTCTCCATGTTCCGCAGGTTCTTTTTTCTCCTGCTGCTGATTAG
- a CDS encoding iron ABC transporter permease, with product MEFLGNRRAQAVIVLSLLVPISIFAACLFGAYPTESAQVLAVFKTTLGLGGEKVDSALSFIIIDLRLSRVCLSFLVGMSLAVAGTIYQGILRNPLADPFTLGVSSGAAFGASLAIFSGSTMLGAELWSRFGNLFLPLAALAGAMAALGAVLMLGRIGGRLRRETMVLAGIVVATFLSALISLLKSLDEESVTSIVFWIMGSFQGRGWSHLTLFLPYFIAGMIPLVFYSRELDILSLGETQARHLGMDVSKVRMALLIGSGLLTGAAVAVSGIIGFVGLIVPHLVRMFQGAEHRPLLLSSSLLGGLLLVWSDVIARSLLSGGEELPVGVVTALLGGPFFCIVLRSGFNGGRGGS from the coding sequence ATGGAATTTTTAGGTAACAGAAGGGCGCAGGCAGTCATTGTACTATCATTGCTCGTGCCTATTTCTATCTTCGCCGCCTGTCTTTTCGGGGCTTATCCCACTGAATCTGCTCAGGTCTTGGCGGTCTTTAAAACTACTTTAGGTTTGGGTGGCGAGAAAGTTGATTCAGCACTTTCTTTTATCATTATAGACCTGCGATTGAGCCGGGTTTGTCTTTCTTTTCTGGTGGGCATGTCGCTGGCTGTTGCTGGTACAATTTATCAGGGTATCCTGCGTAATCCGCTTGCTGATCCGTTTACCCTTGGAGTGAGCAGCGGTGCGGCTTTTGGGGCCAGTCTGGCGATTTTTTCCGGCTCGACAATGCTCGGCGCGGAACTCTGGTCCAGATTCGGGAATCTATTTCTGCCGCTGGCAGCTCTTGCCGGAGCCATGGCCGCGCTTGGAGCAGTGCTCATGCTGGGCAGGATCGGTGGAAGGCTTCGGCGTGAAACCATGGTGCTGGCTGGGATCGTGGTTGCGACTTTTCTTTCCGCGTTAATTTCTCTGCTAAAATCACTTGATGAAGAGTCTGTAACGTCCATTGTTTTTTGGATTATGGGCAGTTTTCAGGGCCGTGGCTGGAGTCATCTTACTCTTTTTCTGCCGTACTTCATCGCCGGGATGATTCCGCTGGTATTCTACTCGCGTGAACTGGATATCCTTTCCCTTGGCGAGACTCAGGCCCGCCATCTGGGCATGGATGTTTCAAAAGTACGTATGGCCTTGCTCATCGGTTCCGGGCTGTTGACCGGGGCGGCGGTGGCTGTTTCCGGGATTATCGGATTTGTGGGACTGATTGTTCCTCATCTGGTGCGCATGTTTCAGGGCGCAGAACACAGGCCGCTTTTGCTTTCATCTTCCCTGCTGGGCGGATTGTTGCTGGTCTGGTCTGATGTAATTGCCCGTTCGTTGCTTTCCGGCGGGGAGGAACTTCCCGTTGGTGTGGTTACTGCCTTGCTTGGCGGACCGTTCTTCTGCATTGTACTCCGCTCCGGATTTAATGGCGGAAGGGGGGGGAGTTAG
- a CDS encoding sirohydrochlorin cobaltochelatase: MQCRFGDKFKFFPAFILVCVLMVPSLALAGHGEAKAVKKGIMLAAFGSSMPETKPAFDAIDKAVKKAFPGVPVRWSYSSAIIRNILAKEGRAVDSPVMAMTKMMDEGFTHVAVQSLHTIPGEEFEGISDTVKRFEGMPKGITKVTVGKPLLYSDKDMQRTVKAIIANIPKDRKAKDAVVLMGHGTHHAANIYYPASQDYFSKVDPKIFIGTVEGAPSLDEVKVLLKKSNAKKVYLMPYMSVAGDHARNDMAGDEADSWKSELSKLGYKCVPVLKGTAEFPQVLDIWVDHLKVAFEHLGDH, translated from the coding sequence ATGCAGTGCCGTTTTGGGGACAAATTCAAATTTTTCCCCGCTTTTATTCTTGTTTGTGTTCTTATGGTTCCTTCACTGGCCTTGGCCGGACACGGTGAAGCAAAGGCTGTAAAAAAAGGTATTATGCTGGCTGCTTTCGGTTCCAGCATGCCTGAAACCAAGCCTGCGTTTGACGCAATCGACAAGGCTGTGAAAAAAGCATTTCCCGGTGTGCCTGTCCGCTGGTCCTATTCTTCCGCGATCATCAGAAATATTTTGGCAAAAGAAGGCCGCGCGGTTGATTCCCCGGTTATGGCTATGACCAAGATGATGGACGAAGGTTTTACCCATGTGGCCGTGCAGTCCCTGCATACCATTCCCGGTGAAGAGTTCGAAGGCATCAGTGATACCGTAAAAAGGTTCGAGGGCATGCCCAAGGGTATTACTAAAGTAACCGTAGGTAAGCCGCTTCTTTATTCCGACAAAGATATGCAGCGCACTGTAAAGGCCATTATCGCCAACATTCCCAAGGATCGCAAAGCCAAGGATGCAGTTGTACTCATGGGCCACGGAACCCACCATGCTGCGAATATCTACTACCCCGCTTCTCAGGATTACTTTTCCAAGGTTGATCCAAAGATTTTCATTGGAACAGTTGAAGGCGCTCCTTCCCTTGATGAAGTTAAGGTTCTGCTCAAAAAGAGCAATGCTAAGAAAGTCTACCTCATGCCTTACATGTCTGTTGCCGGTGACCATGCCCGTAACGATATGGCTGGAGATGAGGCTGATTCATGGAAATCCGAGCTGTCCAAGCTGGGTTACAAGTGTGTCCCCGTGCTTAAGGGTACCGCTGAATTCCCGCAGGTTTTGGACATTTGGGTTGACCACCTCAAGGTAGCTTTTGAACACCTTGGCGACCATTAA
- a CDS encoding MATE family efflux transporter, giving the protein MTEKIHPFEDKPNRTLLTLAIPVLFSMVAEPLTGLVDTAFVAKLGPEALASLGIGTIVFSSVFWIFGFLGIGTQTEVSHALGKNDLKRASSLGWMAAGISAVLGMALILLVFPFLSNIAVMMGGEGNVRDLAVDYMSYRLLGGPAVLIVLACFGSLRGYQDMRSPLWIAVGMNAINVVLDWCLVFGQGPFPEMGVGGAALASSISQWIGAVWAVLVVRKHYGFNTGFSFADARRLFVIGGDMFVRTGCVCMFLLLCTRFATKAGAESGAAHQAIRQFFVFLALFLDAFAISGQSLVGYFMGRADRGTARRVAALVCKWSFGTGVLLTIGMYLGQQPVVWMLVPEEAAMVFGPAWLAVTFLQPINALSFATDGIHLGTGDYRYLRNAMLIAVLTSSALLFVVDWIHPQSMLFWIWIVAGIWTTLRALLGMIRIWPGIGDGPLSVRLR; this is encoded by the coding sequence ATGACAGAAAAAATACATCCGTTTGAAGATAAACCGAACCGGACATTGCTTACACTGGCAATTCCGGTTCTTTTCTCTATGGTCGCCGAGCCTTTGACCGGGCTGGTGGATACCGCTTTTGTTGCCAAACTTGGCCCGGAAGCTCTCGCCTCGCTGGGTATCGGGACCATTGTCTTTTCTTCCGTGTTCTGGATTTTCGGATTCCTTGGCATCGGCACCCAGACTGAAGTTTCCCATGCACTGGGCAAAAATGATCTCAAGCGTGCTTCGTCCTTGGGCTGGATGGCGGCCGGTATTTCCGCTGTGCTGGGAATGGCGTTGATTCTCCTTGTCTTTCCTTTTCTGAGCAATATTGCGGTGATGATGGGCGGGGAAGGAAATGTCCGTGATCTGGCTGTAGATTATATGAGTTACCGATTGCTTGGCGGACCGGCTGTTTTGATTGTTCTTGCCTGCTTTGGGTCTTTGCGTGGCTATCAGGATATGCGCTCTCCGCTGTGGATTGCGGTGGGGATGAACGCGATTAATGTCGTTTTGGATTGGTGTCTTGTTTTTGGGCAAGGCCCGTTTCCCGAGATGGGAGTTGGTGGCGCTGCTTTGGCAAGTTCCATCAGTCAATGGATCGGTGCGGTTTGGGCGGTGTTGGTTGTTCGCAAGCATTACGGATTTAATACCGGATTCAGCTTTGCTGACGCACGCAGGCTTTTTGTTATCGGTGGGGACATGTTTGTACGCACCGGGTGCGTCTGTATGTTTCTGCTGCTCTGTACCCGTTTTGCCACCAAAGCCGGGGCGGAATCCGGTGCTGCGCATCAGGCCATCCGCCAATTCTTTGTTTTTCTAGCTCTTTTTCTGGATGCTTTTGCTATCAGCGGCCAGTCGTTGGTGGGTTATTTTATGGGACGCGCAGACCGGGGGACAGCTCGCAGGGTAGCCGCGTTGGTTTGCAAATGGAGCTTCGGGACTGGGGTGCTGCTGACCATCGGTATGTATCTTGGTCAGCAACCCGTTGTCTGGATGCTGGTGCCGGAAGAGGCAGCTATGGTTTTCGGTCCGGCATGGCTGGCGGTTACTTTTCTTCAACCCATTAACGCACTTTCCTTTGCCACGGATGGAATTCATTTGGGGACCGGAGATTATCGTTATCTACGAAACGCCATGCTCATTGCTGTTTTGACAAGTTCTGCGCTTCTTTTTGTGGTAGATTGGATTCATCCGCAAAGCATGTTGTTTTGGATATGGATTGTGGCCGGAATCTGGACCACATTGCGTGCTCTGTTGGGGATGATCCGTATCTGGCCGGGAATTGGTGATGGCCCGCTCTCGGTGCGTTTACGTTGA
- a CDS encoding methylenetetrahydrofolate--tRNA-(uracil(54)-C(5))-methyltransferase (FADH(2)-oxidizing) TrmFO produces the protein MDKIAIIGGGLAGCECAMQLAKAEVPVVLYEMKPDKYSEAHHLPGLAELVCSNSLRSGELNTAIGVLKKEMEALDSVLMKAAMQARVPAGSALAVDREVFSKLVTEIIEQNEFITVVRKEISSLDDPELADFSKIVVSAGPLASEGLTESLISKIGEQRLYFYDAIAPIVSRDSVNMDVAFYGSRYKPEDDDYLNCPMNEEQYKTFIKELKEGERVVPREFEKEIHFEGCLPIEEMADRGEKTLSFGPLKPVGLIDPRTEEQAHAVVQLRAENKDKTAFNLVGFQTKLKYPEQKRIFRMIPGLEDVEFLRMGSIHRNTYVNAPEVLDDKLALRADPRIHLAGQITGVEGYLESAACGLWVGRMLAEQAKGNDLPAPPPETSMGALLGHLREKKKNFQPSNVQFGLMPALNKRAPKRVRKELYGKRAMELFEEWFKENIK, from the coding sequence GTGGATAAAATCGCAATAATCGGTGGTGGGCTGGCCGGATGTGAATGTGCAATGCAGCTGGCTAAGGCTGAAGTTCCGGTGGTCCTTTATGAAATGAAGCCCGATAAATATTCCGAGGCCCATCATCTACCCGGTCTGGCTGAGCTGGTTTGTTCAAATTCTCTGCGTTCCGGTGAGCTGAATACAGCCATTGGAGTGCTCAAAAAAGAAATGGAAGCCCTTGATTCCGTGCTTATGAAAGCAGCTATGCAGGCCCGTGTTCCAGCAGGTTCCGCTTTGGCAGTAGATCGCGAGGTTTTTTCCAAGCTGGTTACCGAGATTATTGAGCAGAATGAATTTATTACTGTGGTCCGCAAGGAAATAAGTTCCCTTGATGATCCTGAATTGGCTGATTTTTCAAAGATCGTTGTTAGCGCAGGTCCGCTTGCTTCTGAAGGTTTGACTGAGAGCCTTATCTCCAAGATTGGCGAACAGCGTCTTTATTTTTATGATGCCATCGCACCCATTGTCAGTCGCGATTCTGTGAACATGGATGTGGCTTTTTACGGTTCCCGTTACAAGCCTGAAGATGATGATTACCTGAATTGCCCCATGAACGAAGAGCAGTACAAGACCTTCATCAAAGAACTCAAAGAAGGTGAGCGGGTGGTTCCTCGTGAGTTCGAAAAGGAAATCCATTTCGAAGGCTGCCTGCCTATTGAGGAAATGGCTGACCGTGGCGAGAAAACTTTATCCTTTGGTCCTCTTAAGCCTGTCGGTCTCATTGATCCGCGCACAGAAGAGCAGGCCCATGCCGTGGTTCAGCTTCGTGCCGAGAACAAGGACAAGACCGCCTTTAACCTTGTAGGTTTTCAGACCAAACTCAAGTACCCGGAACAGAAACGTATTTTTCGCATGATTCCCGGTCTTGAAGATGTTGAATTCTTGCGCATGGGTTCTATTCATCGCAACACCTACGTCAATGCCCCTGAAGTGCTGGACGATAAGTTGGCTTTAAGGGCTGATCCGCGCATTCATCTTGCCGGACAGATTACCGGGGTGGAAGGTTATCTTGAATCTGCTGCCTGCGGACTCTGGGTAGGGCGCATGCTTGCTGAGCAGGCCAAAGGAAATGACCTTCCCGCGCCGCCGCCGGAAACTTCTATGGGCGCATTGCTTGGGCATCTGCGCGAAAAGAAAAAGAATTTTCAGCCCTCCAACGTGCAGTTCGGACTCATGCCTGCTTTGAATAAACGCGCGCCCAAACGGGTTCGCAAAGAATTGTATGGCAAACGTGCGATGGAATTGTTTGAAGAGTGGTTCAAAGAAAATATTAAATAG
- a CDS encoding ABC transporter ATP-binding protein: MTAPILKIKNLTTSFATPGGIIKAVDNASLDLGQGETLAIVGESGCGKTVLSLSVMGLIPDPPGRITEGQVIYRDQDLVQLSEQEMQKIRGNHLSMVFQEPMTSLNPVFKIGDQIGETLRLHKGMDKQQAAEAAVDALKLVGIPNPHKRLNNFPHELSGGMRQRVMIAMALICSPEVLIADEPTTALDVTIQSQILRLLDDLKHKMNGSLMLITHDLGVVARVATRVAVMYAGQIVESASISEIFKDPLHPYTQGLLNSVPRLGCRTELIPIPGNVPALLDLPQGCRFHPRCERAFNLCREQEPQLLSKDGRLVRCWLHA; the protein is encoded by the coding sequence ATGACCGCACCAATCTTAAAAATCAAGAACCTGACCACATCTTTCGCCACTCCGGGCGGAATCATCAAGGCTGTGGATAATGCCAGTCTGGACTTAGGGCAAGGAGAAACTTTAGCCATTGTCGGGGAATCCGGCTGCGGCAAGACCGTACTATCCCTCTCGGTGATGGGACTTATTCCCGATCCACCGGGGCGGATTACCGAGGGGCAGGTCATCTACCGAGATCAAGATCTTGTCCAACTCTCTGAACAGGAAATGCAAAAAATCCGCGGCAATCACCTATCCATGGTCTTTCAGGAACCCATGACCTCGCTCAATCCGGTCTTCAAAATCGGAGACCAGATCGGCGAAACATTGCGTCTACACAAAGGCATGGACAAACAACAGGCAGCTGAAGCCGCTGTTGATGCCCTAAAATTAGTCGGCATTCCCAATCCGCACAAACGACTCAACAATTTCCCCCATGAACTGAGCGGCGGCATGCGCCAGCGGGTCATGATCGCCATGGCTCTGATCTGTTCCCCGGAAGTCCTCATTGCCGATGAACCTACCACCGCTCTAGACGTGACCATCCAATCACAGATTCTGCGTCTGCTGGATGATCTCAAGCACAAAATGAACGGTTCACTCATGCTCATCACCCACGATCTCGGCGTGGTGGCAAGGGTAGCCACACGGGTAGCGGTTATGTATGCGGGACAGATTGTTGAATCCGCATCTATTTCTGAGATTTTCAAAGACCCGCTACACCCGTACACCCAAGGACTGCTGAATTCAGTGCCGAGACTGGGCTGCCGCACCGAGCTCATCCCCATTCCGGGCAATGTTCCGGCACTACTGGACCTGCCGCAGGGCTGCCGCTTCCATCCACGCTGCGAACGGGCATTTAACCTTTGCCGGGAACAGGAACCGCAACTTTTAAGTAAAGACGGCAGGCTGGTTCGCTGCTGGCTGCACGCTTAG
- a CDS encoding dipeptide ABC transporter ATP-binding protein, with the protein MNENILEIINVKRHYPVSNGLLSLSKATVKAVNGISLEVKKGETLGLVGESGCGKSTLARLLTGLEKPDQGSIDFKGRKLDEWTATERSTMIQMVFQDPYSSLNPRQRIGKIISESMRIHKSGNKAEIQQRVEELLVQVGLRPEHHKRYPHEFSGGQRQRVAIARAIAMNPDLIICDEPVSALDVSVQAQVLNLLKSIQKEFGMSYVFISHDLSVVSHISDRVAVMYLGQLMEIATAEELYHNPQHPYTQILLDAVPVPDPEIQKEDVIIAGDMPSPISPPSGCPFHPRCPKVMEICSQDQPEPKETANGHKVACHLY; encoded by the coding sequence ATGAATGAAAACATACTGGAAATTATAAACGTCAAACGCCACTACCCCGTCAGCAACGGTTTGCTGTCCCTCTCAAAAGCAACGGTCAAGGCAGTAAACGGCATCAGTCTTGAAGTGAAAAAAGGTGAAACCCTCGGCCTTGTGGGAGAATCAGGCTGCGGTAAATCCACCCTCGCCCGTCTGCTGACCGGGCTGGAAAAACCGGATCAGGGCAGCATAGATTTCAAAGGACGCAAACTTGATGAATGGACCGCAACCGAGCGAAGCACCATGATTCAGATGGTCTTTCAGGACCCGTATTCCTCGCTCAATCCGCGCCAGCGAATCGGAAAAATAATTTCCGAATCCATGCGCATCCATAAATCCGGTAACAAAGCTGAAATTCAACAACGAGTGGAAGAGCTGCTGGTTCAGGTTGGTTTGAGACCGGAACACCACAAACGCTACCCCCACGAATTTTCCGGCGGCCAGCGTCAACGCGTGGCAATCGCCCGGGCAATAGCCATGAACCCGGATCTTATTATTTGTGATGAACCTGTTTCAGCACTTGATGTATCCGTTCAGGCACAGGTCCTTAACCTGCTTAAATCCATTCAGAAAGAATTCGGAATGAGCTACGTTTTCATTTCCCATGATCTTTCAGTGGTCAGCCATATCAGCGACCGGGTAGCGGTCATGTATCTCGGTCAGCTCATGGAAATCGCCACAGCCGAAGAACTTTATCATAATCCTCAGCACCCTTACACCCAGATACTACTTGATGCCGTCCCGGTCCCGGACCCGGAAATTCAAAAGGAAGATGTAATCATTGCCGGAGACATGCCCAGCCCCATTTCACCACCCTCCGGCTGCCCGTTTCATCCACGCTGCCCTAAAGTCATGGAGATTTGTTCGCAGGACCAGCCTGAACCTAAAGAAACAGCAAACGGACATAAAGTAGCCTGCCATCTGTATTGA